From Mus pahari chromosome 20, PAHARI_EIJ_v1.1, whole genome shotgun sequence, the proteins below share one genomic window:
- the Dand5 gene encoding DAN domain family member 5, translated as MFHSQFTTLLGLLSGAWLPTGSGRPGAPATPVQSNQSWTLDPLVPISALGSWKTFLGLQNTQQGTGELQGGRRVAAGMSLPLSPQEVLQETCKALSFVQVISRPGCTGARVLNHLCFGRCSSFYIPSSDPTPVVLCNSCVPARKRWTSVALWCGAGQLASPRRVRISTALVQKCQCRPKL; from the exons ATGTTCCATAGCCAGTTCACCACGCTGCTGGGTCTGCTCAGTGGGGCCTGGCTGCCCACAGGCTCAGGGAGGCCTGGGGCCCCAGCTACCCCTGTTCAGTCCAATCAGAGCTGGACTCTGGATCCCCTGGTGCCCATCTCTGCCCTGGGTAGCTGGAAGACCTTCCTGGGCCTGCAGAACACACAGCAGGGGACAGGTGAGCTGCAGGGCGGGCGGAGAGTAGCTGCTGGTATGTCTTTGCCCTTGTCTCCTCAAGAAGTGCTTCAAGAGACATGTAAAGCTCTGTCCTTTGTTCAG GTGATCTCCAGGCCTGGTTGCACAGGTGCCCGGGTCCTTAATCACCTCTGTTTTGGCCGCTGTTCCTCCTTCTACATTCCCAGCTCGGATCCCACCCCTGTAGTCCTCTGTAACAGCTGTGTGCCGGCTCGAAAGCGCTGGACATCGGTGGCGCTGTGGTGTGGAGCTGGCCAATTAGCCTCCCCTCGGCGGGTGCGGATTTCCACCGCTTTGGTCCAGAAGTGTCAGTGCCGCCCGAAGCTGTGA